Proteins encoded in a region of the Marmota flaviventris isolate mMarFla1 chromosome 3, mMarFla1.hap1, whole genome shotgun sequence genome:
- the Asb5 gene encoding ankyrin repeat and SOCS box protein 5 gives MSADIAVERNCIKQILTKRRLASIEEYSSKRKASWGILTSQGSWADRSPLHEAASQGRLLALRTLLSQGYNVNAVTIDHVTPLHEACLGDHVACARALLEAGANVNAITIDGVTPLFNACSQGSASCTELLLEYGAKAQLESCLPSPTHEAASKGHHECLDILISWGVDVDQNVPHLGTPLYVACMSQQFHCIWRLLYAGADVQKGKYWDTPLHAAAQQSSTEIVNLLLEFGADINAKNTELLRPIDVSTSNSMVERILLQHEATPSSLCQLCRLCIRNCIGRPRLHLIPQLQLPTLLQNFLQYR, from the exons ATGTCCGCAGATATTGCTGTTGAAAGGAACTGCATTAAGCAGATCCTCACGAAAAGAAGGCTAGCCAGTATAGAGGAATATTCTTCTAAACGAAAAGCTAGCTGGGGTATTCTGACCAGTCAAG GTTCCTGGGCAGATCGATCACCACTACATGAAGCTGCAAGTCAAGGTCGTCTTCTTGCTCTGAGAACATTATTATCACAg GGTTATAATGTGAATGCAGTCACTATAGACCACGTCACCCCATTACACGAAGCCTGCCTGGGAGATCACGTGGCCTGTGCCAGAGCTCTTCTGGAAGCTGGAGCTAAT GTAAATGCAATCACAATAGATGGTGTGACTCCGTTATTCAATGCATGCTCGCAAGGCAGTGCCAGCTGTACAGAACTTCTTTTGGAATATGGTGCGAAGGCCCAGCTGGAGTCCTGTCTTCCATCTCCCACACATGAGGCTGCCAGTAAAG GTCACCATGAATGTCTCGACATACTGATATCCTGGGGCGTAGATGTTGACCAAAATGTTCCTCATTTGGGAACTCCTCTCTATGTAGCTTGCATGTCACAGCAATTCCATTGCATCTGGAGACTTCTTTATGCCG GCGCTGATGTACAAAAAGGCAAATATTGGGATACTCCATTACATGCTGCTGCTCAACAATCCAGTACAGAAATTGTAAATTTACTATTAGAATTTGGAGCAGATATCAATGCCAAAAATACAGAGCTTCTGCGACCTATAGATGTATCTACATCTAACAGTATGGTAGAGAGAATACTGCTTCAACATGAAG CTACCCCAAGTTCTCTCTGCCAACTCTGCCGACTCTGTATCCGAAATTGCATAGGAAGACCAAGATTACATCTCATCCCACAGCTCCAGTTGCCAACATTATTGCAGAATTTCTTGCAGTATCGATAA